The following coding sequences lie in one Sedimentibacter sp. MB35-C1 genomic window:
- a CDS encoding 3D domain-containing protein, whose product MKRKIYPFIMAVLIMSFIAFYYYDEGSIGANVFADTKNNLTAISKPSLKEIKYDIYKTGVEHETKILYNNEKYVDYKKVVQKGSDGMKKSVYQECYTDGKLTSKSLKKEIVYIDPVDEIIEIGTKEYEVVTSRGGIRFEEELDMIASAYDLSYESCGKYPGDPYYGITASGTKAQPGTVAVDPSVIPLGTKLYVASTDGSPDYGFATALDTGGAIKGNRIDLFFEDGTVCYNYGMRQVKVYILE is encoded by the coding sequence ATGAAAAGAAAAATATACCCATTTATTATGGCAGTATTGATAATGAGCTTTATTGCATTTTATTATTATGATGAAGGAAGCATCGGTGCAAATGTGTTTGCGGATACAAAAAATAACTTAACGGCAATATCAAAACCTTCATTAAAAGAAATAAAATATGATATTTACAAAACTGGAGTAGAGCATGAAACAAAAATATTATATAACAATGAAAAATATGTTGACTATAAGAAAGTAGTTCAGAAAGGATCAGACGGAATGAAGAAATCAGTTTACCAGGAATGCTATACTGACGGAAAACTGACTTCCAAGTCTCTGAAAAAAGAAATAGTATACATTGATCCGGTAGACGAAATTATTGAAATAGGAACAAAGGAATATGAAGTTGTCACATCAAGAGGTGGAATCAGATTTGAAGAAGAGCTTGATATGATAGCAAGTGCATATGATTTATCATATGAAAGCTGCGGCAAGTATCCCGGTGATCCTTACTATGGAATAACAGCATCTGGCACGAAAGCTCAGCCAGGTACGGTTGCGGTGGATCCAAGTGTAATCCCGCTTGGAACGAAGCTATACGTAGCTTCTACAGATGGCAGTCCTGATTATGGTTTTGCAACGGCTCTCGATACAGGAGGTGCCATAAAGGGAAACCGAATCGACTTGTTTTTTGAAGACGGTACAGTATGTTACAACTATGGGATGAGACAAGTAAAAGTTTATATTTTAGAGTAG
- a CDS encoding pyrroline-5-carboxylate reductase dimerization domain-containing protein yields the protein MKKNIGIIGIGNVGSMMLRKFIELNLFKEENIYAANRSEEKLESLRKKYPSLNICKSNIELAQNCSNILLCVEPLNLPKVLLEIQPYLNKETYLMVSTSMVAHKDIYNFHKGGITIFMPTLISMVNGGVTLTFHNKLVKDDKRIFFESIIGSFSEVKIIGEEDINLAQNMTASFPGFFAEIMLEFVKAASKKSTNLSNDELEHMLLVSLLGASRLLLEKNMSFEETIHRVSTKGGITYEGVKVFEEKLPEVFDAALNASTKRYDEITKLAAESINGLTNGCNQCSKAV from the coding sequence ATGAAAAAAAATATAGGAATAATCGGAATAGGAAATGTGGGCTCAATGATGCTTCGCAAATTTATAGAACTTAATTTATTTAAAGAAGAAAATATTTATGCAGCAAATCGTTCGGAAGAAAAGTTGGAAAGCTTAAGAAAAAAATATCCATCGCTGAATATATGTAAAAGTAATATTGAGTTGGCTCAAAACTGCAGTAATATCCTGCTATGTGTTGAACCCCTCAATTTACCTAAGGTACTTTTAGAAATCCAGCCGTATTTAAACAAAGAAACTTACTTGATGGTGTCAACCTCCATGGTTGCACACAAGGATATATATAATTTTCACAAAGGCGGTATAACTATATTCATGCCCACGCTGATATCAATGGTTAACGGTGGTGTAACACTTACTTTTCACAACAAGCTTGTGAAAGATGATAAAAGAATATTCTTTGAAAGCATAATAGGAAGCTTCAGCGAAGTTAAGATTATAGGCGAAGAAGACATTAATTTAGCACAAAATATGACAGCAAGCTTTCCAGGTTTCTTCGCCGAAATAATGCTTGAATTCGTTAAGGCCGCTTCAAAAAAAAGCACAAATTTATCGAACGATGAGCTGGAACACATGCTTTTAGTATCTCTGCTTGGTGCTTCAAGGCTACTGCTTGAGAAAAACATGAGCTTTGAAGAAACCATACACCGTGTATCCACCAAGGGGGGCATAACCTACGAAGGTGTAAAGGTATTTGAGGAAAAGCTGCCCGAGGTTTTCGATGCCGCACTTAATGCATCAACCAAGAGATATGACGAAATAACAAAATTGGCAGCGGAAAGTATAAACGGCCTTACAAATGGTTGCAATCAATGCTCAAAAGCAGTGTAA
- the ftsH gene encoding ATP-dependent zinc metalloprotease FtsH, with product MKEQKNTKRPFIYYYGIVLIVMVMLNAFLVPYMNKLRSEVVEVDYGTFLSMVESGDVTEVEIDDRQIAFLSSSQKGTVYITGKMDDPNLVDRLRLYDKDIKFSKVIPKENSTFLNAVLSWVLPLLFFIAIGQILSRQLQKRMGPGAMQFGKSNAKIYVEAQTGKRFEDVAGQDEAKEALTELVDFLHNPGKYEEIGASMPKGALLVGPPGTGKTLLAKAVAGEAKVPFFSISGSEFVEMFVGMGAAKVRDLFKQAQEKAPCIVFIDEIDTIGKKRDSAGGIGGNDEREQTLNQLLTEMDGFDGTKGVVILAATNRPESLDRALLRPGRFDRRIPVELPDLAGREAILKVHAKKVQLDENVDFNAVARATAGASGAELANIINEGALRAVKNGRSKTSQDDLEEAVEVVIAGYQRKNAVISPKEKKIVAYHEIGHALVAAKQTESAPVHKITIIPRTSGALGYTMQVAEEEQFLLSREEAFNKIVTLTGGRAAEEVIFNTFTTGASNDIEQATKLARSMVTRYGMSEEFDMMALESVSNPYLGGESSIACSSVTSSKIDDEVLKLIKNAHEKAINILKENEDKLHELASYLLEKETITGEEFMEILNRKNNPNSPE from the coding sequence ATGAAAGAACAAAAAAATACAAAAAGACCGTTTATATATTATTATGGAATAGTGCTCATAGTAATGGTAATGTTAAATGCTTTTTTAGTTCCATATATGAACAAGCTTCGATCTGAAGTGGTAGAAGTTGATTACGGGACATTTCTATCAATGGTTGAATCAGGAGATGTAACAGAAGTGGAAATAGATGACAGGCAGATTGCCTTTCTCTCAAGCTCTCAGAAGGGGACCGTGTATATAACAGGAAAGATGGATGATCCCAACCTAGTGGACAGGTTGCGATTATATGATAAAGATATAAAGTTTTCCAAGGTAATACCAAAGGAAAATTCTACGTTTTTAAATGCCGTATTGTCATGGGTGCTTCCGCTATTGTTCTTTATTGCAATAGGGCAGATATTATCCAGGCAGTTGCAGAAAAGAATGGGGCCGGGAGCAATGCAGTTTGGTAAAAGCAATGCAAAAATATATGTGGAAGCTCAAACTGGCAAAAGATTTGAAGATGTAGCCGGACAAGATGAAGCGAAGGAAGCTCTCACGGAATTAGTCGATTTCCTTCATAATCCAGGAAAATATGAGGAAATTGGAGCATCTATGCCTAAGGGAGCACTTTTGGTGGGGCCTCCGGGCACAGGTAAGACCTTGCTGGCAAAGGCTGTTGCTGGAGAAGCAAAAGTTCCGTTCTTTTCTATATCAGGTTCGGAATTTGTTGAGATGTTTGTAGGTATGGGTGCTGCAAAGGTCAGAGATTTATTTAAACAGGCTCAGGAAAAAGCTCCGTGCATTGTGTTTATCGATGAAATAGATACAATAGGTAAAAAAAGAGACAGCGCCGGAGGAATAGGGGGAAATGACGAAAGAGAGCAGACGTTAAATCAGCTACTAACGGAAATGGACGGATTTGACGGTACTAAGGGAGTAGTTATACTTGCCGCTACCAACAGACCAGAGTCGCTGGACAGAGCTTTGCTGAGACCGGGCAGGTTTGACAGGCGAATCCCAGTTGAGCTGCCTGATCTTGCCGGACGTGAAGCGATTCTTAAAGTTCATGCAAAGAAGGTGCAGCTTGATGAAAATGTTGATTTTAATGCCGTAGCCAGAGCAACTGCCGGTGCCAGCGGCGCAGAGCTTGCAAATATAATAAATGAAGGTGCGTTACGGGCAGTTAAAAATGGAAGGAGTAAAACATCCCAAGATGATTTGGAGGAAGCTGTTGAAGTTGTAATAGCAGGATATCAGAGAAAAAATGCTGTGATTTCACCTAAGGAAAAGAAAATTGTAGCATACCATGAAATAGGTCATGCCCTTGTTGCTGCAAAGCAGACAGAATCAGCGCCTGTCCATAAAATTACAATAATTCCGCGTACTTCAGGGGCACTGGGCTATACTATGCAGGTTGCCGAAGAAGAACAGTTCCTGCTTTCGAGAGAGGAAGCATTCAATAAAATTGTCACTCTTACAGGTGGACGTGCTGCTGAAGAAGTTATTTTCAATACATTTACAACTGGAGCATCAAATGACATCGAACAGGCAACAAAGCTTGCGAGATCTATGGTCACGCGTTACGGAATGAGCGAGGAGTTTGACATGATGGCATTGGAGAGTGTAAGCAATCCGTATCTTGGAGGAGAGTCTTCCATAGCGTGCTCTTCTGTAACTTCTAGCAAAATAGATGATGAAGTCTTAAAACTAATTAAAAATGCTCATGAAAAAGCAATCAATATTTTAAAAGAAAATGAGGATAAGCTTCATGAGCTTGCAAGTTATTTATTAGAAAAGGAAACTATTACAGGTGAAGAATTTATGGAAATATTAAACAGAAAAAACAATCCAAATTCACCAGAGTAA
- a CDS encoding glycosyltransferase family 8 protein, which yields MNILVTIDSNYAEQLTVMLTSLITSNSNEKFDVYLAHSSLTENDFNFIKRSVDNDMCSITNVVIPDDMFAGAPVTDRYPKEMYYRIFAAKYLPQDMDKILYLDPDIVVINEISDLYSMDLRGNYFAAASHVDKNLKRINGIRLDMPEDSTYINSGVMLMNLKELRENQNVREVYDYIENKKLFLLLPDQDVLNGVYADKTMHLDALIYNLSDRYLNFYNANPKNIGNKKDMRWVAHNTSIIHYCGRNKPWKNNYRGDLGVFYYYYENILKRGKNKYAFCKND from the coding sequence ATGAATATTTTGGTTACGATTGATTCAAATTATGCAGAGCAGTTGACGGTAATGCTTACATCACTTATAACATCGAACAGTAATGAAAAATTTGATGTTTATTTAGCACATTCGTCTCTGACTGAGAATGATTTTAATTTTATTAAAAGAAGCGTTGATAATGATATGTGCAGTATTACAAATGTTGTGATTCCTGACGATATGTTTGCTGGAGCGCCTGTAACAGACCGATATCCGAAGGAAATGTATTACAGAATTTTCGCGGCTAAATATCTTCCGCAAGACATGGACAAAATTTTGTATCTGGATCCTGACATTGTTGTAATCAACGAGATAAGTGATTTGTACAGCATGGATTTGCGCGGCAATTATTTTGCCGCCGCATCCCATGTAGACAAAAACTTGAAGAGGATAAACGGGATAAGGCTCGATATGCCGGAGGATAGTACATATATAAATTCTGGAGTGATGCTTATGAATTTGAAGGAGTTGAGAGAAAACCAAAATGTTAGGGAGGTGTATGATTACATAGAAAATAAAAAACTATTTTTGCTGCTTCCGGATCAGGATGTTCTTAACGGAGTATACGCAGATAAAACCATGCATCTCGATGCATTGATATATAATCTCAGTGACAGATATTTGAATTTTTATAATGCTAATCCGAAAAATATTGGTAACAAAAAGGATATGAGATGGGTAGCACATAACACATCGATTATTCACTACTGCGGACGTAACAAACCGTGGAAGAATAATTACAGAGGAGATTTGGGAGTATTTTATTATTACTATGAAAATATTTTGAAGAGGGGTAAAAATAAATATGCGTTTTGTAAAAATGACTAA
- the rnmV gene encoding ribonuclease M5 yields MIKEIIVVEGKSDINAVKRAVDAQVIATSGLGLNQNIIKTIKRASKGKGIIILTDPDYPGKKIRYMLSAEIENCKHAFIPRDKATKNGDVGVENASPDIIREALKNARAEITECRQEFTNRDMIYYDLAGNDNASKRRAKVGDELGIGYCSAKQFLKRINSFGITRAELEKAVILADKKEVADK; encoded by the coding sequence ATGATTAAGGAAATAATAGTCGTTGAGGGTAAATCAGACATAAACGCAGTGAAGAGAGCTGTGGATGCGCAGGTTATAGCTACAAGCGGACTGGGACTCAACCAAAATATTATCAAGACTATAAAAAGAGCTTCAAAAGGAAAAGGAATTATAATACTTACAGATCCGGACTATCCCGGTAAAAAAATAAGATATATGCTTTCAGCTGAAATAGAAAACTGCAAGCATGCTTTTATTCCAAGAGACAAGGCAACCAAAAACGGTGATGTCGGCGTTGAAAATGCTTCTCCGGACATAATAAGAGAAGCATTGAAAAATGCACGGGCTGAAATAACTGAATGCAGGCAGGAATTTACTAACAGGGATATGATTTACTATGATCTTGCAGGCAATGACAATGCATCCAAAAGAAGAGCCAAGGTTGGTGATGAGCTTGGCATAGGATATTGCAGTGCAAAACAATTCTTGAAAAGAATAAATTCATTCGGTATAACCAGAGCCGAACTGGAAAAAGCAGTTATATTGGCAGATAAAAAAGAGGTAGCGGATAAATAA
- the rsmA gene encoding 16S rRNA (adenine(1518)-N(6)/adenine(1519)-N(6))-dimethyltransferase RsmA → MDDKKLYSPRVMKDILDKYGFKFSKSLGQNFLIDGNIINKIVDVAELDENSGVLEIGPGFGTLTQILCGRAKKVVAIEVDKSLEKVHRETLNYDNLKLIYDDFMKVDVNKLIDEEFSGLDVKIVANLPYYITTPIIMKILEEKYKVSKIVVMVQKEVAQRLNSAPGSKEFGAITLAVQYRADTNIAMIVPNSVFMPRPKVDSAVIEFNILGTPRITVQDEDLLFRVIKASFGQRRKTLLNGMSNNLKISKDIVKNALENAEIDPSVRGEMLCLEQFGKISDELSKLIL, encoded by the coding sequence ATGGATGACAAAAAACTATACTCCCCAAGAGTGATGAAGGATATACTTGATAAGTACGGATTTAAGTTTAGTAAGAGCCTCGGGCAGAATTTTCTCATAGACGGAAATATAATCAATAAGATAGTAGATGTAGCAGAACTGGATGAAAATTCCGGAGTGCTTGAAATAGGACCGGGATTTGGTACTCTGACCCAGATTCTTTGCGGCAGGGCGAAAAAGGTTGTTGCTATAGAAGTGGATAAAAGTCTGGAAAAGGTGCATAGGGAAACTCTGAATTACGACAACCTTAAATTAATATATGATGATTTTATGAAGGTAGATGTAAATAAGCTTATTGATGAAGAGTTCTCCGGACTTGATGTAAAAATAGTTGCTAATTTGCCTTACTACATAACAACTCCAATAATCATGAAAATACTTGAAGAAAAATATAAAGTTTCAAAGATTGTGGTCATGGTTCAAAAGGAAGTGGCTCAAAGGCTTAATTCAGCACCTGGAAGTAAAGAATTCGGAGCTATAACTCTTGCGGTACAATATAGGGCAGATACGAATATTGCCATGATTGTTCCGAATTCCGTGTTTATGCCACGGCCAAAGGTAGATTCGGCAGTAATTGAATTCAACATCCTGGGCACACCTAGAATAACTGTACAGGATGAAGATTTACTTTTTAGGGTAATAAAGGCATCGTTCGGACAGAGAAGGAAGACTTTGCTTAACGGAATGAGCAACAACTTGAAAATATCAAAGGATATTGTTAAAAATGCTTTGGAAAATGCGGAAATTGACCCGAGTGTCAGGGGAGAGATGCTGTGTCTGGAGCAATTCGGAAAAATTTCGGATGAATTGAGTAAATTAATTTTATAA
- the udk gene encoding uridine kinase has product MKKPIFIGISGGSGSGKTTIVNRIYSAVPEKSITIMEHDSYYKDQSSLTYEERCKTNYDHPFAFDTDLFVEHIKELKKGNSVRKPIYDYGIHNRKNDTIAVDPKEIIIVEGLLVFYEKRIRELLDIKIYVDTDADIRILRRIVRDINERSRSLESVISQYMGMVRPAHEQFIEPSKKYADIIVTEGGNNLVAVDLMVTKIKSLLESSKNVMRGKAYD; this is encoded by the coding sequence ATGAAAAAACCAATATTTATAGGAATATCAGGAGGAAGCGGCTCGGGAAAAACAACAATAGTTAACAGAATATATTCAGCTGTACCCGAAAAGAGCATTACAATAATGGAGCATGATTCATACTATAAGGATCAGAGCTCATTAACATATGAAGAAAGATGCAAGACAAATTACGACCATCCGTTTGCGTTTGATACGGACTTGTTTGTAGAGCACATAAAGGAATTAAAAAAAGGGAATTCGGTAAGAAAACCGATTTATGATTATGGAATACATAACAGAAAGAATGATACGATTGCTGTGGATCCAAAAGAGATAATTATAGTTGAGGGGCTCTTGGTATTCTACGAAAAAAGAATAAGAGAGTTGCTGGATATTAAAATATATGTTGATACTGATGCAGATATCAGAATTTTAAGAAGAATCGTAAGAGATATTAACGAAAGGTCAAGAAGCCTAGAATCGGTAATAAGCCAATATATGGGTATGGTAAGACCGGCTCATGAACAATTTATAGAGCCAAGCAAGAAATATGCCGATATAATTGTTACAGAAGGCGGAAACAACCTTGTTGCTGTAGACCTTATGGTTACAAAAATTAAATCTCTGCTGGAAAGCTCTAAAAATGTTATGAGGGGCAAAGCTTATGATTAA
- a CDS encoding cob(I)yrinic acid a,c-diamide adenosyltransferase — MKIYTKTGDKGQTSLYDGTRIDKDSLRVESYGTVDELNSSIGVAIRFVEDEDIRESLKKIQMRLFFVAGELATIEEGRYKYKITEEDIAALEKIIDGCISEIKGEDKFIVPGSSKAAAYLHVARTICRRAERRIITLKKHEQVSDVLLKFVNRLSDVLYSYARYLESDLTIMDFEKAYNEKL; from the coding sequence ATGAAAATTTATACCAAGACAGGTGATAAAGGACAGACATCGCTTTATGACGGAACAAGAATTGACAAGGATTCGTTAAGAGTTGAATCCTACGGCACTGTTGATGAGCTTAATTCTTCCATAGGTGTTGCAATCAGATTTGTTGAAGATGAAGATATAAGGGAATCTCTCAAAAAAATTCAGATGCGCCTTTTCTTTGTAGCCGGTGAGCTTGCTACAATTGAAGAAGGAAGGTACAAATATAAGATAACGGAAGAAGATATAGCGGCTCTTGAAAAAATAATCGACGGCTGTATTTCAGAAATAAAAGGGGAAGATAAATTTATAGTTCCAGGCTCTTCGAAAGCAGCGGCATACCTGCATGTAGCCAGAACTATATGCAGAAGAGCAGAGAGAAGAATAATAACATTAAAAAAGCATGAGCAGGTTAGTGATGTTCTCCTTAAATTTGTCAACAGACTTTCAGATGTTCTTTATTCATATGCAAGATACCTTGAAAGTGATTTGACTATAATGGATTTTGAAAAAGCATATAATGAAAAGCTCTAA
- a CDS encoding winged helix-turn-helix domain-containing protein has translation MRDIYLTNKQARRFILLKHGLIDDYKFTGRNGVIDFVRQAGCIQYDPIDVCGKNAELVLQSRVKGFTKQMLYSLLYDDRALLDHFDKNLAIIQSADWKYLWRHREVYKTGGRSHDEVNKVCEEIKNIIRKQGPVSSANIGFDNKVNWYWSNTKLSRAALETMYFRGELAVHHKKGTIKYYDLAENCIDAKILNAHRPHANELDYQKWCVLRRIGAVGLLWNKASDAWLNIINLKAAERNEIFKRLLAEEGVLGVNVENVKDRLYCLSSDCDLLEEVLQDSKLKERCELIAPLDNMLWDRRLIKILFDFDYKWEIYTPKLQRKFGYYVLPLLYGDSFIGRVEVVCDRKNKTMIVKNIWYEENVKQTKKLKKALSDCIQRFAEFNECEYIREVLI, from the coding sequence ATGAGGGATATTTATTTAACTAATAAGCAAGCCCGCAGATTTATACTTCTTAAGCACGGCCTTATAGATGACTATAAATTTACGGGTAGGAATGGTGTGATTGATTTTGTACGTCAAGCAGGCTGTATTCAGTATGATCCAATTGATGTGTGTGGTAAGAATGCCGAACTAGTACTGCAATCCAGAGTAAAAGGCTTTACCAAGCAAATGCTTTATTCACTTTTATACGATGACAGAGCCTTGCTTGACCATTTTGATAAGAATCTTGCAATTATTCAATCTGCAGACTGGAAGTATTTATGGCGTCATCGTGAGGTGTATAAAACCGGCGGCAGGAGTCATGACGAAGTAAATAAGGTATGTGAAGAAATCAAAAATATAATACGCAAACAAGGTCCTGTCTCATCTGCTAACATAGGATTTGACAATAAGGTTAACTGGTATTGGAGTAATACAAAGCTATCTCGTGCCGCTCTTGAAACCATGTATTTTCGCGGTGAGCTGGCAGTACATCATAAGAAAGGAACAATTAAGTATTACGATCTTGCTGAAAATTGCATTGACGCAAAGATATTGAATGCCCACAGACCGCATGCCAACGAACTTGACTATCAGAAGTGGTGTGTATTGCGCAGAATTGGTGCAGTGGGACTATTATGGAATAAAGCCTCTGATGCATGGTTGAATATCATAAATCTAAAAGCAGCTGAGAGAAATGAAATTTTTAAGCGGCTGCTTGCAGAAGAAGGGGTACTTGGAGTTAATGTGGAAAATGTAAAAGACAGGTTGTATTGTCTTTCATCTGACTGTGATTTACTTGAAGAGGTATTGCAGGATTCTAAACTAAAAGAACGCTGTGAACTGATTGCTCCTCTTGACAATATGCTTTGGGACAGAAGACTTATTAAGATACTTTTTGATTTTGACTATAAGTGGGAAATTTACACTCCTAAATTACAGAGAAAATTCGGATACTATGTCCTTCCTTTGCTTTATGGTGATAGTTTTATAGGCAGAGTAGAGGTAGTATGTGATCGTAAGAATAAAACGATGATTGTGAAAAATATCTGGTACGAGGAAAATGTCAAGCAAACTAAGAAGTTAAAAAAGGCGCTTAGCGACTGTATCCAAAGATTTGCCGAATTTAATGAATGCGAATATATCAGAGAAGTTTTGATATAA
- a CDS encoding pyridoxamine kinase, with the protein MKNVPKVAAIHDMSGMGRCSMTVIIPIMSALGCQVCPLPTALLSNHSEYEYFYFFDFTDHMKEYYSNWEKNDAEFDCLYSGFIGSEKQINIMIDIIDKMKEHNNPLIVVDPVMGDHGEIYKTYTSEMVHKMGCLVNKADIITPNLTEAAILIGEKYDGETISISALKEYLKKLCSMGPGTAVITGVTTNEGEHINACYDKNTDEYWKVPFEYVDTRYPGTGDLFASLFTGYLLEGKKLPEAMEDASIFISKAVKETHKANTPKSEGVMFEKIMKELYKKHKYYKYSRI; encoded by the coding sequence ATGAAAAATGTTCCAAAAGTAGCAGCCATACATGACATGTCAGGTATGGGAAGGTGCTCTATGACGGTTATAATTCCCATAATGTCAGCGTTGGGCTGTCAGGTTTGTCCTCTGCCAACTGCACTTCTCAGCAATCATTCTGAATACGAATATTTTTATTTTTTTGATTTTACTGATCATATGAAGGAATATTACAGCAATTGGGAAAAAAACGATGCTGAATTTGACTGCCTGTACAGCGGTTTTATAGGTTCAGAGAAACAAATTAACATTATGATAGATATTATAGATAAAATGAAGGAACACAATAATCCGTTAATAGTAGTTGATCCTGTAATGGGCGATCATGGCGAAATTTATAAAACGTATACATCTGAGATGGTGCATAAAATGGGCTGCTTGGTAAATAAGGCTGACATAATTACTCCAAACTTGACGGAAGCAGCAATTTTAATCGGTGAAAAATATGACGGTGAGACAATAAGTATTTCTGCTTTGAAAGAGTATTTGAAAAAACTCTGTTCAATGGGGCCTGGCACGGCAGTTATAACAGGTGTTACCACCAATGAGGGAGAACACATAAATGCGTGTTATGATAAGAATACCGATGAATATTGGAAGGTTCCCTTTGAGTATGTTGATACAAGGTATCCAGGAACCGGTGACTTATTTGCTTCTTTATTTACAGGCTACCTATTGGAAGGGAAAAAATTACCGGAGGCTATGGAAGATGCTTCGATATTTATTTCTAAGGCGGTTAAGGAAACGCACAAGGCAAATACTCCGAAATCCGAAGGGGTTATGTTTGAAAAAATAATGAAAGAATTATACAAGAAACACAAATATTATAAATATTCACGAATATAA
- a CDS encoding glycine betaine ABC transporter substrate-binding protein codes for MIKKSKHMKGLALALVLLFIAVSVSACGGKDENTIKVGSKEFTEQIILGKISVIALENAGFNVEDKTNVAGSDKVRMALESGDFDLYWEYTGTAWLSHLQHDEPITDSQEAFEKVRDEDAKNGITWLQYAPLNNTYTLLMRRAEAEELGIKTLSDLAEYVNSNPEELTVAVGHEFAIRPDGYPGVQKHYGYAHDEDDIKIMDMGIMYKTLQEGQVDVAMGLSTDGRIPAYDLVSLEDDKAFFPVYNGAPIVRTDVLESNPEIKDVLEEIAGLLDSETMMQLNYEVDINEREPEEVAREWLESEGLIK; via the coding sequence ATGATTAAAAAATCAAAACATATGAAAGGTTTAGCGCTAGCATTAGTGTTGCTATTTATAGCAGTATCAGTTAGTGCATGCGGTGGTAAAGACGAAAATACTATTAAGGTAGGTTCAAAAGAATTTACTGAGCAAATAATTTTAGGAAAGATATCTGTAATTGCTTTGGAAAATGCAGGTTTTAATGTGGAAGATAAAACTAATGTAGCTGGATCGGATAAAGTACGTATGGCACTTGAAAGTGGTGATTTTGATTTATATTGGGAATATACAGGGACAGCGTGGCTTTCTCACCTTCAGCATGATGAACCTATAACAGATTCCCAGGAAGCTTTTGAGAAAGTAAGAGATGAAGATGCTAAAAATGGAATTACATGGCTCCAGTATGCACCATTAAATAATACCTATACATTGCTGATGAGGCGTGCGGAGGCAGAAGAGCTTGGCATAAAAACGCTTAGCGATTTAGCTGAATATGTTAATTCAAATCCAGAAGAATTAACAGTTGCGGTAGGTCATGAATTTGCAATAAGACCTGACGGATACCCGGGAGTACAGAAACATTACGGATATGCGCATGACGAAGATGATATAAAAATAATGGACATGGGAATTATGTACAAGACTTTACAGGAAGGACAGGTTGATGTAGCAATGGGACTTTCAACAGATGGGCGTATACCCGCGTATGATTTGGTATCTTTGGAAGATGACAAGGCATTTTTCCCAGTTTATAATGGGGCTCCTATAGTTAGAACTGATGTTTTGGAAAGCAACCCTGAAATAAAGGATGTTCTTGAAGAAATTGCTGGATTATTAGATTCTGAAACAATGATGCAATTAAATTATGAAGTAGATATAAATGAGAGAGAGCCTGAAGAAGTTGCCAGAGAGTGGCTTGAATCAGAAGGTCTTATAAAATAA